In the Puntigrus tetrazona isolate hp1 chromosome 9, ASM1883169v1, whole genome shotgun sequence genome, one interval contains:
- the lats2 gene encoding serine/threonine-protein kinase LATS2, with protein sequence MRPKTFPAAPYVGNTRQRLQEIKEGLKQPAKLVSQALHGGSARGEGGRGGDSKGKDQAGRQQQLRQPQKFNNYQNALREIRKSLLPFANESGPGSSSGHPGEVNRQMLQDLVNAGCDQEMAVRALKQTGSRNIEAALEYISKMGYLDPHNEQIVRVIKQTSPGKNGMPNLMDHRAAMEGTGDGAMPPYHQMGAPLYEGAGYGAEGEMTRAYMGGPPVMNYMPPPANPSQGPTMGNPMGRPASMGAYSTSMAPQNNPGNPMYTPGPAQQKGYPGGIDQAMMGYSVPGPPMQIQPQPSGGPGTHYDYRPHMIEAPSYGVKRSASFQNKMTSLTSENYVNMPGKGAMGQNTGGYPPNLYLPPHSHPRQASPTSHQVHMMQRSPGAMGGEFSDVPQGLLTPSRASLNLDLYEHHWPGAQGPEGTPPTRQPQGPFRGEVRVPSRTNSFNNHQKVTVRQALPPTASVAGKQDASLGPPNTITAVTSPPIQPPVKSIRVMRPEPKTAVGPCHPGWLSAQAQDAPESHGYMPDETFTLESNQEHRCPPPPYPKTLLLPGSGPEPASLETGAMGGFQDVNATSRTVQSASVGKQEEPVSKDKVKTGKGEKAVKDKKQIQTSPVPVRKNARDEEKRESRIKSYSPFAFKFYMEQHVENVMKTYQQKLNRRMQLEQEMSKAGLSEAEQEQMRKMLYQKESNYNRLRRAKMDKSMFVKIKTLGIGAFGEVCLTRKVDTSALYAMKTLRKKDVLNRNQVAHVKAERDILAEADNEWVVRLYYSFQDRDSLYFVMDYIPGGDMMSLLIRMGVFPEPLARFYVAELTLAIESVHKMGFIHRDIKPDNILIDLDGHIKLTDFGLCTGFRWTHNSKYYQKGNHIRQDSMEPSDFWDDVSNCRCGDRLMTLEQRATRQHQRCLAHSLVGTPNYIAPEVLLRKGYTQLCDWWSVGVILFEMLVGQPPFLAPTPTETQLKVINWENTLQVPPQVKLSPEAVDIIGRLCCSAEERLGGNGAGEIKAHPFFAEMDFSSNLRTQPAPYRPKIAHPMDTSNFDPVEEEGGPGAWSDSGDSTRTWDTLCSPHGKHPEHAFYEFTFRRFFDDNGCPFRYPKPPEATQDLPSSSGAGGLKPKLEEEEVHEEEEQGEGCEPVYV encoded by the exons ATGAGGCCTAAGACGTTCCCTGCCGCCCCATATGTGGGCAACACTCGCCAGCGCCTGCAGGAGATCAAGGAGGGACTGAAACAACCTGCAAAGCTGGTGAGCCAGGCGCTTCATGGAGGGAGCGCTCGAGGGGAGGGGGGCAGAGGTGGGGACTCTAAGGGCAAAGACCAAGCTGGAAGGCAACAACAGCTCCGGCAGCCTCAGAAGTTCAACAACTACCAAAATGCCCTGCGAGAGATCCGCAAGTCTCTATTGCCTTTTGCCAACGAATCAGGCCCGGGATCCAGCTCAGGACATCCTGGTGAAGTCAATAGGCAGATGCTGCAGGATCTTGTCAACGCTGGTTGTGATCAG GAAATGGCAGTCCGTGCCCTAAAACAGACCGGCAGCCGTAACATTGAGGCAGCATTGGAATACATTAGCAAAATGGGCTACCTGGACCCTCACAATGAACAGATTGTACGTGTCATCAAACAGACTTCCCCAG GAAAAAATGGCATGCCAAATTTAATGGACCACAGGGCGGCAATGGAGGGCACTGGGGATGGTGCAATGCCACCTTATCACCAAATGGGAGCACCACTGTATGAGGGAGCTGGTTATGGGGCTGAGGGTGAGATGACACGTGCATACATGGGTGGACCACCTGTCATGAACTACATGCCACCGCCTGCTAACCCTTCACAGGGTCCTACCATGGGAAACCCAATGGGTCGTCCTGCAAGCATGGGTGCCTACTCCACAAGCATGGCTCCCCAAAATAACCCTGGAAACCCTATGTACACCCCTGGTCCAGCCCAGCAAAAAGGCTACCCTGGTGGAATAGACCAGGCCATGATGGGCTACAGTGTGCCTGGACCACCTATGCAAATCCAGCCTCAGCCTTCGGGAGGTCCTGGCACACATTATGACTACAGGCCTCATATGATAGAAGCACCCAGCTACGGGGTAAAACGAAGTGCTTCTTTCCAGAATAAGATGACCTCACTAACATCTGAAAACTATGTTAATATGCCAGGCAAAGGAGCAATGGGCCAAAACACTGGTGGCTACCCTCCAAACTTATATCTTCCACCACATTCGCACCCACGTCAAGCCAGTCCCACCTCACACCAAGTTCACATGATGCAGCGCTCCCCTGGAGCTATGGGAGGTGAGTTTTCCGATGTTCCTCAAGGCCTCCTCACACCTTCCAGGGCCAGTCTGAATCTCGACCTCTATGAACATCACTGGCCAGGAGCCCAAGGTCCTGAGGGGACACCTCCAACCAGGCAGCCACAGGGACCCTTTAGAGGGGAGGTACGTGTCCCCAGCCGGACCAATTCTTTCAACAACCACCAGAAGGTGACAGTGAGGCAGGCATTGCCTCCCACAGCTAGTGTTGCTGGCAAACAGGATGCATCTTTGGGTCCGCCTAACACAATAACTGCAGTGACCTCTCCACCAATCCAGCCGCCTGTTAAGAGTATAAGGGTCATGAGGCCTGAGCCGAAGACAGCAGTGGGACCATGCCATCCAGGGTGGCTGAGTGCACAAGCTCAGGATGCTCCAGAGTCTCACGGATACATGCCAGATGAGACTTTTACTCTGGAGTCCAATCAAGAACACAGATGTCCTCCTCCACCCTACCCTAAAACACTGCTCCTGCCTGGATCTGGACCTGAGCCTGCATCCCTGGAGACTGGAGCCATGGGTGGATTTCAAGATGTCAATGCTACAAGTAGAACAGTCCAGAGTGCCTCAGTAGGAAAGCAAGAGGAACCAGTCTCCAAAGACAAAGTGAAGACAGGCAAAGGCGAGAAAGCAGTGAAGGATAAGAAGCAGATTCAAACCTCACCTGTGCCTGTGCGAAAAAATGCCCGTGATGAAGAGAAGCGGGAGTCACGCATTAAGAGTTATTCTCCCTTTGCCTTTAAGTTCTACATGGAGCAGCATGTGGAGAACGTGATGAAGACCTATCAGCAGAAACTCAATCGCAGGATGCAGCTGGAGCAAGAAATGTCTAAG GCTGGCCTTTCAGAGGCAGAGCAGGAACAGATGAGAAAGATGCTATACCAGAAGGAATCCAATTACAACCGACTACGACGTGCCAAGATGGACAAGTCGATGTTTGTCAAAATCAAGACACTTGGCATTGGGGCCTTTGGTGAGGTGTGTCTTACACGCAAAGTGGACACAAGCGCCCTATATGCCATGAAGACTCTACGAAAGAAAGATGTTCTGAACCGAAACCAAGTAGCCCATGTGAAAGCAGAACGAGATATCTTGGCAGAGGCTGACAATGAGTGGGTAGTCAGGTTGTACTACTCATTTCAGGACAGAGACAGCCTGTACTTTGTCATGGATTACATTCCTGGAGGAGATATGATGAGCTTGCTGATCCGTATGGGGGTTTTTCCAGAGCCCTTAGCCAGGTTCTATGTGGCAGAACTAACACTGGCCATCGAAAGTGTGCATAAGATGGGCTTCATCCACAGAGATATCAAACCGGACAACATCCTAATTGACCTGGATGGACACATCAAGCTGACTGATTTTGGTCTGTGTACTGGGTTCCGTTGGACCCACAACTCAAAGTATTACCAAAAAG GGAACCATATCCGACAAGATAGTATGGAGCCAAGTGACTTTTGGGATGATGTTTCCAACTGCCGTTGTGGTGATCGGCTGATGACTTTGGAACAGCGGGCAACTCGACAACACCAGCGTTGTCTGGCACACTCTCTGGTGGGCACTCCGAACTACATTGCCCCTGAGGTGCTTCTGCGCAAAG GATACACACAGCTGTGTGACTGGTGGAGTGTTGGAGTAATCCTGTTTGAGATGCTGGTTGGCCAGCCACCTTTCCTTGCTCCAACCCCAACAGAGACGCAGCTTAAG GTGATAAACTGGGAGAACACTCTGCAGGTGCCTCCACAAGTAAAACTGAGCCCAGAGGCAGTTGACATCATCGGTCGACTCTGCTGCTCAGCTGAAGAGCGTCTAGGAGGAAACGGAGCTGGAGAGATAAAAGCTCACCCTTTCTTTGCCGAGATGGATTTCTCTAGCAATCTTCGTACACAACCTGCTCCATACAGACCGAAGATTGCCCACCCCATGGATACATCCAACTTTGACCCTGTGGAAGAGGAGGGGGGCCCAGGGGCCTGGAGTGACAGTGGAGACAGCACCCGCACTTGGGACACCCTCTGTTCTCCTCATGGAAAACACCCTGAGCATGCCTTCTATGAGTTCACCTTCCGAAGGTTTTTTGATGATAATGGCTGTCCATTCCGTTATCCCAAGCCCCCCGAGGCAACCCAAGACCTGCCCAGCAGTAGTGGGGCTGGTGGCCTGAAACCTAAGCTGGAGGAAGAAGAGGTTCATGAAGAGGAAGAGCAAGGAGAAGGGTGTGAGCCGGTTTATGTGTGA
- the LOC122351989 gene encoding uncharacterized protein LOC122351989 isoform X1 — MVHTCVVAGCRNRRTPGTTLSFYRFPRDPERKQRWIAAVNREGWVPNEGSRLCSTHFISGKQVKNPRSPDYVPSVFTSAPLSSNMKEAGACEMYDKQEAQVEAANALLFLQGQGRFLEDHGQTRNQEEPESVSSSLSSCDEEDYKTEDYKIEDYIEEEISLTRVNQMGSPVKNIPPDYESSLDALKKENMELRESIEKMSFTEASFRNDPEKVRFYTGLPNYFVFETVMMLLMPHMKGDKNAKLSKFQQLLLTLMRLRLDLKNQDLAYRFGVKVATVTRTVHRIINIMFITLVPTAVFWPSRAELRKNLPTALLCMYPDCAVIVDCFRVSLEKALSVDVNQEHASTALTVPAHATVNELKYVIGVAPQGVVTFVSRGSPGHVSDKNLVESSGLLCKILPGDVVLAEHDFDIEGLVGARKAELKITSRNCYENCQSGQDGDNFSLVGTHSDKANVHRHVGKVIDMVKRRYSMLTGPVESPFMVVDRTSNVSTFDKIVQVACALNNLCISAAPLE, encoded by the exons ATGGTTCACACGTGCGTTGTGGCCGGTTGTCGGAACAGGAGGACTCCTGGGACCACGTTATCTTTCTACAGGTTTCCTCGCGACCCGGAGCGGAAGCAACGCTGGATCGCTGCTGTGAATCGTGAAGGGTGGGTGCCAAACGAGGGCAGTAGACTCTGCAGCACACACTTcatttcag GAAAACAAGTGAAAAATCCTAGATCCCCAGACTATGTTCCTTCTGTTTTCACTTCAGCGCCACTGTCGTCAAATATGAAGGAAGCAGGTGCATGTGAAATGTATGATAAACAAGAGGCACAAGTGGAGGCCGCCAATGCTTTGCTCTTCCTGCAAGGACAAGGACGCTTCTTGGAGGACCATGGCCAGACTAGAAATCAAGAAGAGCCAGAAAGTGTTTCTTCTTCACTAAGCAGCTGTGATGAAGAGGATTATAAGACTGAGGATTATAAAATTGAAGATTACATAGAAGAGGAAATCTCACTGACAAGAGTAAACCAAATGGGAAGCCCAGTCAAAAACATTCCCCCTGACTATGAATCCAGTCTTGACGCTCTGAAGAAAGAGAACATGGAGCTGAGAGAATCGATCGAAAAGATGTCTTTCACTGAGGCATCATTTAGAAATGATCCAGAAAAGGTTCGCTTCTATACGGGACTGCCGAACTACTTTGTGTTTGAGACTGTCATGATGCTGCTCATGCCACATATGAAAGGTGATAAAAATGCGAAACTTTCAAAATTCCAGCAACTTCTCTTGACGTTAATGCGACTCAGGCTTGATCTTAAAAACCAAGACTTGGCCTATCGTTTTGGGGTCAAGGTTGCCACCGTGACCAGGACTGTCCATCggattattaatataatgttcatCACCCTCGTGCCCACTGCTGTTTTTTGGCCATCCAGAGCAGAGCTCAGAAAAAATCTACCCACAGCTTTGCTTTGCATGTACCCAGACTGTGCAGTGATCGTTGACTGCTTTAGGGTGTCTCTGGAAAAAGCTCTCAGTGTGGATGTGAATCAAGAGCATGCATCTACAGCATTGACTGTGCCGGCTCATGCCACGGTGAATGAGCTTAAATATGTGATAGGTGTTGCTCCTCAAGGTGTGGTCACATTTGTTTCAAGGGGATCACCGGGTCATGTCAGTGACAAAAATCTTGTTGAGAGTTCTGGCCTCCTTTGTAAGATACTGCCTGGTGACGTTGTGTTGGCTGAGCATGATTTTGACATCGAGGGTTTGGTGGGGGCTCGCAAAGCAGAACTCAAAATCACTAGTAGAAATTGCTATGAAAATTGCCAGAGTGGACAAGATGGAGACAATTTCTCACTGGTTGGCACGCATTCAGATAAAGCGAATGTTCACAGGCATGTTGGGAAGGTAATAGACATGGTGAAGAGGAGATATTCTATGTTGACCGGACCAGTGGAAAGTCCCTTTATGGTTGTCGACCGCACTTCCAATGTGAGCACTTTTGATAAGATAGTGCAGGTTGCTTGTGCCTTGAATAACCTGTGTATTTCTGCTGCGCCCCTGGAATGA
- the LOC122351989 gene encoding uncharacterized protein LOC122351989 isoform X2, whose translation MKEAGACEMYDKQEAQVEAANALLFLQGQGRFLEDHGQTRNQEEPESVSSSLSSCDEEDYKTEDYKIEDYIEEEISLTRVNQMGSPVKNIPPDYESSLDALKKENMELRESIEKMSFTEASFRNDPEKVRFYTGLPNYFVFETVMMLLMPHMKGDKNAKLSKFQQLLLTLMRLRLDLKNQDLAYRFGVKVATVTRTVHRIINIMFITLVPTAVFWPSRAELRKNLPTALLCMYPDCAVIVDCFRVSLEKALSVDVNQEHASTALTVPAHATVNELKYVIGVAPQGVVTFVSRGSPGHVSDKNLVESSGLLCKILPGDVVLAEHDFDIEGLVGARKAELKITSRNCYENCQSGQDGDNFSLVGTHSDKANVHRHVGKVIDMVKRRYSMLTGPVESPFMVVDRTSNVSTFDKIVQVACALNNLCISAAPLE comes from the coding sequence ATGAAGGAAGCAGGTGCATGTGAAATGTATGATAAACAAGAGGCACAAGTGGAGGCCGCCAATGCTTTGCTCTTCCTGCAAGGACAAGGACGCTTCTTGGAGGACCATGGCCAGACTAGAAATCAAGAAGAGCCAGAAAGTGTTTCTTCTTCACTAAGCAGCTGTGATGAAGAGGATTATAAGACTGAGGATTATAAAATTGAAGATTACATAGAAGAGGAAATCTCACTGACAAGAGTAAACCAAATGGGAAGCCCAGTCAAAAACATTCCCCCTGACTATGAATCCAGTCTTGACGCTCTGAAGAAAGAGAACATGGAGCTGAGAGAATCGATCGAAAAGATGTCTTTCACTGAGGCATCATTTAGAAATGATCCAGAAAAGGTTCGCTTCTATACGGGACTGCCGAACTACTTTGTGTTTGAGACTGTCATGATGCTGCTCATGCCACATATGAAAGGTGATAAAAATGCGAAACTTTCAAAATTCCAGCAACTTCTCTTGACGTTAATGCGACTCAGGCTTGATCTTAAAAACCAAGACTTGGCCTATCGTTTTGGGGTCAAGGTTGCCACCGTGACCAGGACTGTCCATCggattattaatataatgttcatCACCCTCGTGCCCACTGCTGTTTTTTGGCCATCCAGAGCAGAGCTCAGAAAAAATCTACCCACAGCTTTGCTTTGCATGTACCCAGACTGTGCAGTGATCGTTGACTGCTTTAGGGTGTCTCTGGAAAAAGCTCTCAGTGTGGATGTGAATCAAGAGCATGCATCTACAGCATTGACTGTGCCGGCTCATGCCACGGTGAATGAGCTTAAATATGTGATAGGTGTTGCTCCTCAAGGTGTGGTCACATTTGTTTCAAGGGGATCACCGGGTCATGTCAGTGACAAAAATCTTGTTGAGAGTTCTGGCCTCCTTTGTAAGATACTGCCTGGTGACGTTGTGTTGGCTGAGCATGATTTTGACATCGAGGGTTTGGTGGGGGCTCGCAAAGCAGAACTCAAAATCACTAGTAGAAATTGCTATGAAAATTGCCAGAGTGGACAAGATGGAGACAATTTCTCACTGGTTGGCACGCATTCAGATAAAGCGAATGTTCACAGGCATGTTGGGAAGGTAATAGACATGGTGAAGAGGAGATATTCTATGTTGACCGGACCAGTGGAAAGTCCCTTTATGGTTGTCGACCGCACTTCCAATGTGAGCACTTTTGATAAGATAGTGCAGGTTGCTTGTGCCTTGAATAACCTGTGTATTTCTGCTGCGCCCCTGGAATGA
- the sap18 gene encoding histone deacetylase complex subunit SAP18 yields MAVESRVTQEEIKKEPEKPVDREKTCPLLLRVFTTNNGRHHRMDEFARGNVPSSELQIYTWMDATLKELTSLVKEVYPEARKKGTHFGFAIVYPDPKRQIYRVKEIGNTVSGRKGADDSMTLQSQRFQIGDYLDIAITPPNRAPPLQGRMRPY; encoded by the exons ATGGCTGTAGAATCAAGAGTCACGCAAGAGGAAATCAAAAAAGAGCCAGAAAAGCCAGTGGACAGAGAGAAG ACATGCCCTCTTCTTCTCCGAGTGTTTACTACCAATAATGGAAGGCATCATCGCATGGACGAGTTTGCCCGGGGAAATGTACCATCTAGCGAGCTTCAGATTTACACCTG GATGGATGCTACTTTGAAGGAACTGACAAGCTTGGTGAAGGAAGTTTATCCGGAAGCTCGAAAGAAAGGCACACATTTTGGGTTTGCAATAGTGTACCCAGACCCTAAACGACAAATCTACAG GGTTAAAGAGATCGGCAATACAGTTTCGGGACGCAAAGGTGCAGATGACTCCATGACGCTTCAGTCTCAGCGCTTTCAGATTGGAGATTACCTTGACATCGCAATCACTCCACCTAACCGCGCGCCGCCTCTCCAAGGACGCATGAGACCCTACTGA